Proteins co-encoded in one Glandiceps talaboti chromosome 22, keGlaTala1.1, whole genome shotgun sequence genomic window:
- the LOC144452514 gene encoding 2-hydroxyacylsphingosine 1-beta-galactosyltransferase-like: protein MADDLAARGHNVTLLVSSIYYSNIVESIDPDSADDMHIEQFPGIYDLANADGDKFNKLALTGRAGWYSMFLAFEVIVPECDLLLSDKAVLIRLKNSQFDLIVTCELTPCGALLAHHLGLPFVLISSNRVIPEWDADMYNIPNNMAYTPCIGTGLTDKMSFLDRVYNSAYYVMKYISNAIVLAGYGKIKQKHNIKPYLSMRDVFADAELFLFCTDFSLDFPRPMMPNVVFVGGGYLTKTARVLDKELEDFVQSSGEDGVIIFSLGTYAEIDDEDKFRKFATGLKKLPQKIIAKYNGDQPPDYLDTTKFKLMKWIPQNDLLGHPKTKAFVSHGGLNSVYEAIYYAIPMIGIPLFYDQHDNIKAIADKGMGIALDIRTLTSDDLYEATTEVIKNPRYKDNAVRLSAIHKDKPMSPKDAMIYWTEYAIKHGGKHLQSQAVNLNIFQYYLVDVFAFIICVFGVVAIISFWTCCFVACPACHVSESSGHF, encoded by the exons ATGGCAGATGACTTGGCAGCACGGGGACATAATGTGACACTGCTGGTATCCAGTATTTATTACTCAAATATTGTGGAGTCGATTGACCCCGACAGTGCAGACGATATGCATATTGAGCAGTTTCCAGGCATCTACGATCTTGCCAATGCTGATGGCGATAAATTCAACAAGCTTGCCTTAACTGGGAGAGCAGGGTGGTATTCCATGTTTTTAGCTTTTGAAGTGATAGTTCCAGAATGTGACTTGTTGTTGTCTGATAAAGCCGTGTTGATACGACTGAAGAACTCACAGTTTGACCTCATAGTGACATGTGAGCTCACACCATGTGGTGCACTCCTAGCTCATCACCTAGGCCTCCCGTTCGTTCTCATTTCGTCAAATCGTGTTATCCCTGAATGGGATGCAGATATGTATAATATTCCAAACAACATGGCGTACACACCATGCATAGGGACAGGTCTTACAGACAAGATGTCTTTTCTCGACAGAGTGTACAATTCGGCTTACTACGTAATGAAATACATTTCGAACGCCATAGTACTCGCTGGatatggaaaaataaaacagaaacatAACATCAAACCATATTTGAGTATGCGCGATGTGTTTGCTGACGCGGAGCTATTTCTGTTTTGCACAGATTTTTCACTGGATTTCCCGAGACCTATGATGCCGAATGTTGTGTTTGTGGGAGGCGGCTATCTCACTAAAACTGCAAGAGTCTTGGACAAG GAACTTGAAGACTTTGTTCAATCGTCTGGTGAGGACGGCGTTATCATATTCTCTCTCGGAACATACGCTGAAATTGATGACGAAGATAAATTTAGGAAGTTCGCCACGGGTCTGAAAAAACTGCCACAAAAGATTATCGCTAAATACAATGGTGATCAGCCACCGGATTATCTGGACACGACTAAGTTTAAACTTATGAAATGGATACCACAAAACGACTTATTAG GGCACCCAAAGACCAAAGCATTTGTGTCTCACGGTGGTCTAAATAGCGTCTATGAAGCAATTTATTATGCAATACCGATGATCGGAATACCATTGTTCTATGATCAACATGACAACATCAAGGCGATTGCTGACAAGGGAATGGGTATTGCACTGGATATTAGAACTCTCACATCAGACGATCTGTACGAAGCTACAACCGAAGTCATTAAGAATCCCAG GTACAAGGATAATGCTGTTCGTCTATCTGCAATCCATAAGGATAAACCCATGTCCCCTAAAGACGCCATGATCTATTGGACTGAGTACGCCATCAAACATGGAGGGAAACATCTCCAGTCACAGGCAGTGAATCTAAATATCTTCCAGTACTATTTAGTTGATGTTTTTGCCTTTATAATCTGTGTCTTTGGAGTTGTTGCAATTATATCGTTTTGGACATGCTGCTTTGTTG CTTGCCCAGCGTGTCACGTGTCAGAATCAAGtggtcatttttaa